Proteins from a single region of Methanotorris igneus Kol 5:
- a CDS encoding ACT domain-containing protein, with protein sequence MERVVITVTGKDRTGIVANISSVLAENNVNILDIRQTIMDDLFTMIMLVDISNAKEDFLTLKKKLNEVGEKIGVKVIAQHEDIFKYMHRI encoded by the coding sequence ATGGAAAGGGTAGTTATTACAGTGACGGGAAAAGATAGAACAGGGATAGTAGCAAATATTTCAAGTGTTCTTGCAGAGAATAATGTAAATATTTTGGACATAAGGCAGACAATTATGGATGATTTATTTACCATGATAATGCTTGTTGATATATCCAACGCAAAAGAGGATTTCTTAACTTTAAAAAAGAAGTTAAACGAAGTTGGAGAAAAAATAGGAGTCAAAGTTATAGCACAACATGAAGATATTTTCAAATATATGCACAGAATCTAA
- a CDS encoding inositol-3-phosphate synthase, whose amino-acid sequence MVRALILGQGFVASIFAIGVERIKRGEIDCYGVPLANELPIKIEDIEIVGSYDVDKSKIGKTIYEVAKNYWDGEIPETLKNVTIRKGIHLRSLRNLPIEAEGLEDEMSLKEAVEKLVEEWKELKPDVIVNTCTTEAFVPFGNKEELIKAIEENNKDRLTATQVYAYAAALYAKEVGGAAFVNTIPTLIANDPAFVELAKECDLVIFGDDGATGATPLTADVLAHLAQRNRYVKDIAQFNIGGNNDFLALTDKERNKSKEYTKSSIVKDILGYDTPHYIKPTGYLEPLGDKKFISMHMEYISFNGAVDELIINGRINDSPALAGLLVDLVRLGKIAIDKKEFGTVYPVNAFYMKNPGPKDMPNIPRTIAYEKLRMWAGLKPRWL is encoded by the coding sequence GTGGTTAGAGCACTAATTTTAGGACAAGGATTTGTCGCAAGTATTTTTGCAATAGGGGTAGAGAGGATTAAGAGGGGAGAAATTGATTGCTATGGAGTACCTTTGGCAAATGAACTCCCAATAAAAATTGAAGACATCGAAATAGTTGGAAGTTACGACGTAGATAAAAGTAAAATTGGGAAAACTATTTACGAAGTAGCTAAGAACTACTGGGATGGAGAAATTCCTGAAACTCTAAAAAATGTCACTATAAGAAAAGGAATACATTTAAGAAGTTTGAGAAACCTTCCTATTGAAGCTGAAGGATTGGAGGACGAGATGTCATTAAAAGAGGCTGTTGAAAAACTTGTAGAGGAATGGAAAGAACTTAAACCAGATGTCATTGTCAACACTTGTACAACAGAGGCATTTGTTCCATTTGGAAATAAAGAAGAACTTATCAAAGCAATTGAAGAAAACAACAAAGATAGATTAACTGCAACACAAGTCTATGCCTACGCTGCTGCACTTTATGCTAAAGAAGTTGGGGGAGCAGCATTTGTCAACACAATTCCAACATTAATTGCAAACGATCCTGCATTTGTTGAGCTTGCTAAAGAATGCGACTTGGTAATATTTGGAGATGATGGGGCTACAGGAGCTACACCATTAACCGCTGATGTTTTGGCTCACTTAGCTCAAAGAAATAGGTATGTTAAAGATATTGCTCAATTCAACATTGGAGGAAATAATGATTTCTTGGCATTAACAGACAAAGAGAGAAACAAAAGTAAAGAATACACCAAATCCAGTATTGTTAAGGACATTTTGGGATACGACACTCCACACTACATAAAACCAACAGGTTACTTAGAGCCATTAGGAGATAAGAAGTTCATATCAATGCACATGGAATACATAAGTTTCAATGGAGCAGTTGATGAACTTATCATAAACGGAAGAATAAATGACAGTCCTGCATTAGCTGGGCTTTTAGTAGACTTAGTCAGATTAGGAAAAATAGCAATTGACAAAAAAGAATTTGGAACAGTATATCCAGTTAACGCATTCTACATGAAAAACCCAGGTCCAAAAGACATGCCGAACATCCCAAGAACCATAGCATACGAAAAATTAAGAATGTGGGCAGGATTGAAACCAAGATGGCTCTAA